Proteins encoded together in one Lysinibacillus sp. FSL K6-0232 window:
- a CDS encoding LLM class flavin-dependent oxidoreductase, translating to MEKYRINQSQGLEFGLYSLGDHIPNPLTGERISAQQRLQELVEASQLAEQAGIDVFAIGESHQTYFTTQAHTVVLGAIAQATSSIKLASSATVLSVSDPVRVYEDFATLDLLSDGRAEIVAGRGSRVGAYHLLGVDLQNYEEIFEEKLALLVKINEEELVTWEGQFRAPLHHAQILPQPKNGSLPIWRAVGGPPASAIKAGYMGIPMMLTTLGGPASHFKPSVDAYREAAGRSGFEPNELPIATTSLFYVADTTQEALDGMYPHLNGGFQAIRGSGYPQQQFMQAPNVHDALMVGSKEQIIEKLLYQYELFGMQRFMAQIDFGGVPFDKMMKNIEIIGNDIIPAIKKYTAQ from the coding sequence ATGGAAAAATATCGTATCAACCAATCACAAGGTCTTGAATTTGGGCTATATTCTTTAGGAGATCATATTCCTAACCCATTAACAGGCGAACGTATTTCTGCGCAGCAGCGTTTACAGGAGCTAGTAGAGGCAAGCCAATTGGCAGAGCAGGCAGGAATTGATGTGTTCGCTATTGGTGAAAGTCATCAAACGTATTTTACAACACAGGCACATACGGTTGTGTTAGGGGCGATTGCACAAGCAACATCAAGCATTAAGTTAGCAAGCTCTGCTACGGTGCTAAGTGTGTCAGACCCTGTGCGCGTCTATGAGGATTTTGCTACACTTGATTTATTATCTGACGGGCGTGCAGAAATTGTAGCAGGACGTGGTTCCCGTGTAGGAGCCTATCATTTACTTGGCGTTGATCTACAAAACTATGAAGAGATTTTTGAGGAGAAATTAGCGCTACTCGTGAAAATTAATGAGGAGGAGCTTGTGACATGGGAGGGGCAATTTCGTGCACCACTCCACCATGCTCAAATTTTACCACAGCCTAAAAATGGCTCCTTACCGATTTGGCGAGCGGTTGGTGGACCACCTGCCAGTGCCATTAAAGCAGGCTATATGGGGATTCCGATGATGCTCACAACATTAGGTGGGCCTGCGAGCCATTTTAAGCCATCCGTTGATGCATACCGAGAGGCGGCAGGGCGCAGTGGCTTTGAGCCAAATGAGCTACCAATTGCAACAACGAGCCTGTTTTATGTAGCCGATACAACACAAGAAGCATTAGACGGGATGTACCCACATTTAAACGGCGGCTTCCAGGCGATTCGTGGCAGTGGCTATCCACAGCAGCAATTTATGCAAGCACCAAATGTGCATGATGCCTTAATGGTTGGCAGTAAAGAGCAAATTATTGAAAAATTATTGTATCAATACGAGCTATTCGGTATGCAGCGCTTTATGGCACAAATTGATTTTGGTGGTGTACCATTCGATAAAATGATGAAAAATATTGAAATCATCGGCAATGATATTATCCCTGCTATCAAAAAATATACAGCGCAATAA
- a CDS encoding ring-cleaving dioxygenase, whose translation MKKLNGHHHISMLTKNGKNNNDFYTKILGLRRVKKTVNQDSPSMYHLFYGDLTGAAGTELTFFEMPVAGRTVRGTNAITRIGLLVPSYDSLRYWQERFQQQGVEHSAITTYAGKDALFFEDHEGLRMVLINHHGQATPAHWQPWDGNDIPAAHRILGMGTVEITVRYLQRTVHLLQDLFQYTVVAEREEEAVLQAIEGEVFGEIIVKELEGPSEKPGKGSIHHLALRIESVEELQAWAAKIKERGFDSSGVVDRYYFQSLYFRDRNGILFELATDGPGFTVDCTVEDLGKNLELPPFLEEKRADIEAFLEPLD comes from the coding sequence CGTGTGAAAAAAACCGTCAATCAAGATTCACCATCCATGTATCATTTATTTTATGGCGATCTAACAGGTGCGGCTGGTACAGAGCTAACCTTTTTTGAAATGCCTGTCGCTGGACGAACTGTAAGAGGAACAAATGCCATTACACGTATTGGCTTACTTGTCCCAAGCTATGATAGCCTGCGCTATTGGCAGGAGCGCTTTCAACAGCAGGGGGTTGAACATAGCGCCATTACAACCTATGCAGGAAAAGATGCCCTATTTTTTGAAGACCATGAAGGCCTACGTATGGTGCTAATTAATCATCATGGCCAAGCTACGCCTGCACATTGGCAGCCATGGGATGGCAATGATATTCCAGCAGCACATCGTATTTTAGGTATGGGGACAGTGGAAATAACGGTTCGCTATTTGCAGCGCACAGTGCATCTACTACAAGACCTATTCCAATATACAGTTGTTGCAGAACGTGAGGAGGAAGCAGTTCTTCAAGCAATTGAAGGGGAAGTATTTGGTGAAATTATTGTGAAAGAGCTAGAAGGGCCAAGCGAAAAGCCAGGCAAAGGGAGTATTCACCATTTAGCATTGCGTATAGAGAGCGTGGAAGAGCTACAAGCATGGGCTGCCAAAATTAAGGAGCGAGGCTTTGATAGCTCAGGTGTTGTAGATCGTTATTATTTCCAGAGCCTTTACTTTAGAGATCGTAATGGTATTTTATTTGAACTAGCAACAGACGGTCCAGGATTTACAGTAGATTGTACTGTGGAAGACCTTGGCAAAAATTTAGAGCTTCCACCATTTTTAGAAGAAAAACGTGCTGATATTGAAGCTTTTTTAGAACCACTCGATTAA